In Oncorhynchus masou masou isolate Uvic2021 chromosome 10, UVic_Omas_1.1, whole genome shotgun sequence, a single genomic region encodes these proteins:
- the LOC135547021 gene encoding trace amine-associated receptor 13c-like, translated as MEKYEDVQYCFQDGNSSCRKALLSTSIYITLYIFFSLISAVTVFLNLLVIISISHFKQLHTPTNLLILSLAVSDLLVGLIVIPVETVALMESCWSFGEYFCVFQIYITFLCTSLSLGNLVLISIDRYAAVCDPLLYHSKITTTRMMCCISITWCCCIIYRAAIVKHFVNVQVPSRCLKECFIVEGITWVNIIDLVITMAVPCSIIITLYLKIFVVARSQARNVFSKEAASVSGVKTVQANKSERKATKTLSIVVFNYFNCWIPFLFVFFFTFVIDNLFSVIIGFLPLVNSLINPIIYAFFYPCFKLTAKHILTLNLRRS; from the coding sequence ATGGAGAAATATGAAGATGTTCAATACTGTTTTCAAGACGGAAACTCTTCTTGCAGAAAGGCTTTGCTATCAACATCTATCTACATAACACTGTACATCTTCTTCTCATTGATTTCAGCAGTTACAGTATTTTTGAACCTACTGGTGatcatctccatctctcacttCAAGCAGCTCCACACTCCAACCAAcctgctcatcctctctctggctgtgtcagaTCTCCTGGTGGGACTGATTGTGATACCAGTAGAGACTGTAGCATTAATGGAATCATGCTGGAGTTTTGGagaatatttctgtgtgtttcagATCTACATTACTTTTTTATGTACTTCTTTATCTCTGGGTAATTTGGTCTTGATATCTATTGACCGTTATGCTGCTGTGTGTGATCCCTTATTGTACCACtctaaaataacaacaacaagaaTGATGTGTTGTATATCCATTACCTGGTGTTGTTGTATCATATACCGTGCTGCTATTGTAAAACACTTTGTCAATGTACAGGTACCCAGTAGGTGTTTGAAAGAATGTTTTATTGTTGAAGGAATAACCTGGGTTAATATCATCGACCTTGTAATTACAATGGCTGTCCCTTGCTCTATTATTATAACACTTTATTTGAAAATCTTTGTGGTGGCCAGATCACAGGCCAGAAATGTTTTTTCAAAAGAGGCTGCAAGTGTGTCTGGTGTTAAAACTGTCCAGGCAAATAAGTCTGAGAGAAAAGCAACAAAAACTCTGTCTATTGTTGTTTTCAACTATTTCAATTGTTGGATTCCATTTctatttgttttcttttttaCTTTTGTAATTGACAATTTATTCTCAGTTATCATTGGCTTTCTGCCTCTTGTTAATTCCTTAATTAATCCAATAATTTATGCTTTCTTTTATCCATGCTTCAAATTGACAGCGAAACATATTTTAACTCTGAACTTAAGGCGTTCATAG